The window TAAAAAAAGTGCTACATCGCGATACGCTCCAACAGGTCTTAGCTTACTCCCGTAACAAATCATGCGATTAATACATCACGCCACCAGCCCACCACCCAATTGTGAAGCCAACTGAAACGTGACTGCTTGACTAAAACAGCTGATTTAGAGACATCTTTAAATTGTACTATGAGAGAACTAATCTGATAAACGGATCAGCTCGTTTATATCATTATATGCAAAGCACTCCACAGcttcattttgaaaatatgccaCAAAGAAGTGTCGTTTCGGTTAACAGAAATGTTAACAACGTACTTATCTCATTTGCAGTTATTTAAGTGTGTTATCAAAATTTTAGTACCAGTGTCAATGTCGTAGCACAGATATTTGACCAAAAAAAGTGAATTGACAATAATACCTTAGTCTTTAAATACCATACGTAAAAACTAGGCATATAAAGACCATGGTTATAGTGCGAAAACCTGTTCTCCTGTGGATACATGCGTTAATTCAGTAAAATATTCTTGTTCAGCTGTTACATACCTAGTGGTCGCGATAAGCgccacaaaataaaactttacgttcatctataaaacaaacatgtttcGTTTAGTAGCTGGTGTTAAACTTGTTTCACTGCGATCTACCTGTGAAGAATCGTTTTCTACTAGGTGGCGTTGTGCTAGCAACAATAAAGCTGTTGATGCGGGACTTGTAATGCGGTTACATTCCTGAAACGTCAGAAGCCAGAAGGTTGTCGTCTAAGTACAGTACTTGAGGTTGGAATATTGTGGCAGAAATGGTAAGTGTGCCGTGCGGTATATATCCTAAATTTGCAATGCATTAGGCTTCAACTAATGTGGGGAAAATAACTCTGTGGCCTAACTGAGATGCCCGAATCGGACAGGAAAGTGCCGCAGTTTTCGACAAGTGACGTtcgacgcaaattttggcgtgagAGCGTGCATTGAAGCccaaattctttgtttatttattctaAATTGGCGTGAACATAATAAAGTTTGACGTGCtcgttgatgaatctcgtgcaTGTATGTGCCACTCTTTCTACTATGGGATGTATATTACAGTACCAAGCCCCAAGCTGAATAGGCCAGACTCCAAAGTGTAAATTACCGCAGTTCAacagtttttgacaaaaaccATGCGTCCATAGGAAAAGACTTGGCGTTATCTGGTTATGTGACGGTGTGCCCAACCTTGCATATTATTTTGTACTTAATATTAGCGGCATTCAAACCTCTCAAAATggtcttgtttgtttttataaatcaaTTGGTGTTTCAAAAATCAGCATGCTTGCCACAATAGAACGCTTTGCAGTCCTTGACGATCGGACTAGCCtatggcagtttttgccaGGAAGTCAGGGCGCAGAAGCAAATTTCTGGTGTTCGAGGAAGCAGCCGGTGTGCACCGCACCTCATGGCCCAAGCACTTTTGGAATCTTTGGTAGACAAGGCCTTTTATACTAAAAAATAGAGAAATTAGCAGTGTCTTCTTTTTTTAGAGTGGTCACTCTTCATCTGGTGCTCCTGCCAGTCTGGTTTGATGAGCTGTACATACTCAGTTCTAACCAAAACACTTTCATGATTGTGTAAACTAGTTTCAAAATTCTTTGTATATTTACTAATTAATTGTTGATCGACTTCCAAAACcttgaagtttttcttgtaaatCTAAAATCTGGTGTGCACGATGCACTTGTGTTTCGTTCATGCTTTTGCTTCAGTGTTATGCAGGCCTATAGAATATCATTTTGTATGGACAGCTTGTATTGTTACACAGAAATCTGACAAAGCATCGCCGGTTATTGCCATAAATTATGCCACAAAACAGGGACTGGTGTAAAAACACTACCAttctattttttaaacatttattttctacAAAGCAGTTGTTTAATCGTGGACggcaaaactttaaaattttgaaaacataatgGTCATATATACCACCTCCTTTTTTGCTAATGCGATTAAGCACCACTACGCTGCACAGTTGCATATTTGTATCTAGACCCAACTGGGAGGAGTGATGACATCAtaacttttcatttcatttgtaTATTTGATCCTGTACATATACCACACGCTTAGTATATAATCTTGCCTACCCTGCTTAAAATTACTGGTCATGgttgttaactattatacaaACCAGTTTTATTAGTAGTTTATTAACTTAGGTCAGAAATAGAAATAGTTTTTATTTGGTTGTGTTTCAGAACATGCAGATCGAGTGATGTTGAGTGAGTCAAAAGTGCTTGAATAAGTCAACAGACCTGAGATTTAATTAAGTGATTGAGCAAACTAATAAGTTCCCAGTTTTGACTAGAAGTGTTACATAATTAACTATGCTCTTGTATTGTGCGCCTACCTTGGTAACTTTTGTGCTCCAGTATTAATCCAGACGTTTTCAGGCTGATAGTGTGGCATATGTATATCAATGTATTAGGCTTATGGAAACTATGATAACTTTCAGCTTGGGGCTTTTACATGTGTGTGCTACATACTGGCTTTTAGGCAAGCCAAATGAAGTTTGTGTTTGATTGGAATagttaaacattgttttgaagtaattttataGAAGTTTTAAGTAGATTTTATAGTATTTCCTAAATTCCGGGTTGTCATTATGCATTTGTTGATTGATTTCTTGTAACATGATGACTGATTGTCgattatatttttctttattttaggCGGAGTTGGGATTGAATGATCATCATGTGCTGCAAGCTGTCAATTTCATGCGTTTTTGTCGTTACAAGAGAGCTCAGAGATTAAAAGCAGTTGACCATTGTTTTCAGGATCTGAAAGAAAGCAGGTATGAAATCAAGTTTAGTGTTAGGCAGCATTATTGCTTCCCATTGCAAAGGCTCCAACATGAGTGATACATTACCATCAAACATTCTGCAGATTGTATGAGGATACCTACACTCTTGATGAAGTTTCTGAAATGTTGGCTGGATTGCTGAGTACCGTAAGGGGTGAAGTTGAAACAGAATTATTGAACTCAACGCACACAAGTGTGCTCTTGTTGCGACAGTTGCTAACTCAAGCAGAAAAATGGCATCTAAAGCTCTCTGCAGATATCTCTGAGTTGGAAAACAGGTGATTTTTCACACCATGCTTTCCTCACTCTGAATCTCTTATGTCACTTTTCTTTCCACATAGATTTGGCTGAAGGTCTTTTGtcaattgttttatatttttaatttttatggtagCAGACCAGAGGTTCAGTTTGTTTACATTATTGTTTTTCACCTATTTCAATTGTTAAGCATGGTTTTCATGTGGCACATTACAGGGAACTGTTGGAGCAAATTGCTGATTTTGAGGAAAGAGAAATAAGCCTGACTAGTACAACACATCTTGACTTATTGAAGCAAAATCTTCAACCACTTAATGAAACTGGTGGTATAGCATTGCTTCAAAAGGTGTGTAATatataatttgttttcagtaTATGGCTACCATAAAGTTCCATAGAACAggagttttttttttacatctGTTAAATATAGGAGATTCAAAGACTACAGACTGACAATGAAAAACTGACTGAGAGAAGCAAAACTGTAGAGAACAATGTGACATCATGTCTTAAAGAGAATGAAGCATTACGTAAACAAGTTAAAGAG of the Clavelina lepadiformis chromosome 7, kaClaLepa1.1, whole genome shotgun sequence genome contains:
- the LOC143464549 gene encoding leucine zipper transcription factor-like protein 1 isoform X2 codes for the protein MAELGLNDHHVLQAVNFMRFCRYKRAQRLKAVDHCFQDLKESRLYEDTYTLDEVSEMLAGLLSTVRGEVETELLNSTHTSVLLLRQLLTQAEKWHLKLSADISELENRELLEQIADFEEREISLTSTTHLDLLKQNLQPLNETGGIALLQKEIQRLQTDNEKLTERSKTVENNVTSCLKENEALRKQVKELGAKPVAGADQSEVRKLEGQLKGLRTELDSTVEQKGKESDKMYSDFTTTKHELLKVQEQLELTERELDKKFRETGAYKNLRDMLSKKNEQIKDLRKRLGKYEEMD
- the LOC143464549 gene encoding leucine zipper transcription factor-like protein 1 isoform X1, translated to MNLVHAELGLNDHHVLQAVNFMRFCRYKRAQRLKAVDHCFQDLKESRLYEDTYTLDEVSEMLAGLLSTVRGEVETELLNSTHTSVLLLRQLLTQAEKWHLKLSADISELENRELLEQIADFEEREISLTSTTHLDLLKQNLQPLNETGGIALLQKEIQRLQTDNEKLTERSKTVENNVTSCLKENEALRKQVKELGAKPVAGADQSEVRKLEGQLKGLRTELDSTVEQKGKESDKMYSDFTTTKHELLKVQEQLELTERELDKKFRETGAYKNLRDMLSKKNEQIKDLRKRLGKYEEMD